TGGGCCGCGACATGCAGGCGCTCTCGCAGCGGCTGGAGGAGCTGGAGAAGAAGCTCGACGCCGTGGAGAAGGGCGACAAGAAGGACCCGAGCGCGTCCTGAAGCACCCGTGCCTGAACGCCGTGGCGCCCGTGAGGAAGCGGGCGTAAGGCGCTTCAGGCCACCTTCGGCCGGGTCCGCTTCCGCTTCGCCGGAGGGGCCCCGCCGTCAATCTCCGCCGCGATGGCCGCGAGCATCCGCGCCCCCGGGCTCTGGGGTGCGTACTCCCAGATGGTCTTCCCGTGGCTCTGCGCCTCGTCCACCTTGACGCTGTAGCCCAGCGGCGTGGCGGCGAGCGCGTCCGGGAAGTACGCCCGCAGACGCTCCAGGATGGCCGTGGCCAGCGCCGTCTTGCGGTACAGCGTGGGCACCACCCGGGTGACGCGCAGATCCGAGCGCCCTTCCGCCTCGCCCACCTGGCGCACCGTCTCCGCCAGCTCGGCGCACCCATCCAGCGCCAGGTACGTCAGCGCCACCGGCACCACCACCTCCGTAGCCGCTACCAGGATGTTGCGCGTGGTGAGCCCCATGGATGGAGGCGCGTCGAACAGCACCATGTCGTAGCCCGCGGCTTCCGCTTCCCGCATGCGGTCCGCCAGCCGGTGCGCGCGCCGGGGGTCCTGCGCCACCACCACCGGGAAGTCCGCCATCTCCTTGTACGCGGGCACCACGTCCAGCCCGCTCACGCCCGTGGGGCACACCACGGAGGCGAGGGACACCTCCGCGTCGGTGAGCAGGTGGAAGACGTTGCGCGGCAGCGTGCGCACGTCCAGCCCCAGTGACTTGCCCGCGTGGCCCTGCGTGTCCAGGTCCACCAGCAGCACGCGGCGGCGCTGCTCCAGCGCGAGCCACGCGGCGGTGTTCACCGCGAGCGTCGTCTTGCAGGTGCCGCCCTTCTCGTTGATGAACGCAATGCGCCGCATGGCCTTTGAGGGCTTGCCGCGCCCTACCCCTTCTTCTTCGAGGAAGCGTTCGACACCAGCGTGTCCACCTTGCCCTCGACGGACGCGAGCAGCCGCTCCAGGTCGTCCACCTTCGAGCGCAGCTGCTCCAGGTCCCCCGTGGACGGCAGGTTCATGGCGGACAGCGCCGTGCGCAGCGCGGTGTCCAGCGTCCCCTTCGCCGCGAGCGAGCGGGACACCAGCGTCTGCACCGCCGCCACGAACTTCTCGTTGGAGAGCAGCTGCTGCGCGAGCTTGCCCACGCGCTCCTCGCCCGTCTCCACGAGCTTCTTCATCACCGGGTTGTTCTTGAGCATGGTCTTGGAACCGTTCAGGTCCGGCCCACCGCGGACACGGCATCTCGGCCGTCGGGACAAGCGGGACGTCAGGAAGAGGACGCCGCACTCTGGGAGGGGCCAACGCGACGTGTCAAGCAGGGCAACATTGGGGATTTCCGCTCGTGGACTCTCGTTGACTCTCCGGGAGCCCATCCCTACGGTTCGCGCGCCCTCTATGGCCGGACTGCTCGACAAACGCCTGTGGATCGTCTCTGGCAAGGGGGGCGTGGGGAAGACGACCGTCGCCGCCGCCCTGGCCCTCGCCTCCGTGCGCGCTGGCCGGCGCACCCTGGTGTGTGAAGTGAACACCCAGGAGCGCGTCAGCCGCATCCTGGAGCTGCCCGAAGCGGGCCCGGAGGTGAAGCTGCTGGAAGAGAACCTCTGGGCGGTGGACGTGCGCCCCCAGGAGGCCATGCGCGAGTACGGCCTGATGGTCCTGCGCTTCGAGACCCTCTACAAGACGGTCTTCGAGAACCGGCTGGTGCGCTACTTCCTGCGCTTCATCCCGTCGCTCCAGGAGCTGGTGCTGCTGGGGAAGATCCTCTTCCACCTCCAGGAGAAGCTGCCGGACGGCCGCTGGAAGTACGACACGCTGGTGCTGGACGCGCCGGCCACCGGCCATGCCATCTCCTTCCTGAGCGTGCCGCAGGTGCTCCTGCAGACGGTGCCGCCGGGGCCCATGACGCGCGAGGCGCTGAAGATGCGCGACCTCCTGGTGGACCCCTCCGTCACCGCCGCGGTGCTGGTGGCGCTGCCGGAGGAGATGCCGGTGAACGAGGCGCTGGAGCTGCACGGCGCGCTGCGAGACCGGGTGCACATCCGCACGCACGCGGCGGTGCTCAACCAGGCCTTCCCCCAGCGCTTCACGGAGGCGGACCTGGAGGCGCTCGCGGGCCACCCGGAGCTCATGCGCGTGGCCCAGGCGCACCATGACCGCGCGTCGCAGGCGGTGCTCGCGGGCACGAAGCTGGAGCGCAACCTCCACGCGCCGGTGTACACGGTGCCCAGGTTGTTCGTGCCGCGCTTCGGACGGGACGCGGTGGAGACGGTGATGGGGCACCTGAACGCGATGGTGACGGGAGGCACGGGAGCATGACAGCGCTGCAAGCGGCGCTCGCGAACAAGCGCGTGCTCATCTGCGTGGGCTCCGGCGGCGTGGGCAAGACGACGGTGGCGGCCACGCTCGCGCTGCGCGCGGCGGTGGATGGCCGGCCCAGCATCGTGTGCACCATCGACCCGGCGAAGCGCCTGGCCAACTCCCTGGGCCTGTCTGGCCTGGGCAACACGGAGGCGGAAGTGCCGGCGTCCGTGCTGGAGCCCCTGGGCGTGAAGCCCAAGGCGGCCCTGCACGCGATGATGCTGGACATGAAGGCCACCTGGGACGACCTCATCACCCGCGTGGCCCCACCGGAGCAGCGCGAGCGCATCTTCGCCAACCGCTTCTACCAGTCCCTCTCCACGGCCCTGGCGGGCAGCCAGGAATACATCGCCATGGAGAAGGTCTGGGACCTGCGCCGCCGCAAGGACTACGAGCTGGTGGTGCTGGACACGCCGCCCACCGCGCACGCGCTGGACTTCCTGGACGCGCCCAACCGGGTGCTGGACTTCCTGGACAACGAAGCGGCCAAGTGGCTGCTCACGCCCGCGCTGAAGGCGGGCAAGGT
This DNA window, taken from Corallococcus coralloides DSM 2259, encodes the following:
- a CDS encoding ParA family protein encodes the protein MRRIAFINEKGGTCKTTLAVNTAAWLALEQRRRVLLVDLDTQGHAGKSLGLDVRTLPRNVFHLLTDAEVSLASVVCPTGVSGLDVVPAYKEMADFPVVVAQDPRRAHRLADRMREAEAAGYDMVLFDAPPSMGLTTRNILVAATEVVVPVALTYLALDGCAELAETVRQVGEAEGRSDLRVTRVVPTLYRKTALATAILERLRAYFPDALAATPLGYSVKVDEAQSHGKTIWEYAPQSPGARMLAAIAAEIDGGAPPAKRKRTRPKVA
- a CDS encoding ArsA family ATPase; its protein translation is MAGLLDKRLWIVSGKGGVGKTTVAAALALASVRAGRRTLVCEVNTQERVSRILELPEAGPEVKLLEENLWAVDVRPQEAMREYGLMVLRFETLYKTVFENRLVRYFLRFIPSLQELVLLGKILFHLQEKLPDGRWKYDTLVLDAPATGHAISFLSVPQVLLQTVPPGPMTREALKMRDLLVDPSVTAAVLVALPEEMPVNEALELHGALRDRVHIRTHAAVLNQAFPQRFTEADLEALAGHPELMRVAQAHHDRASQAVLAGTKLERNLHAPVYTVPRLFVPRFGRDAVETVMGHLNAMVTGGTGA
- a CDS encoding ArsA family ATPase, which translates into the protein MTALQAALANKRVLICVGSGGVGKTTVAATLALRAAVDGRPSIVCTIDPAKRLANSLGLSGLGNTEAEVPASVLEPLGVKPKAALHAMMLDMKATWDDLITRVAPPEQRERIFANRFYQSLSTALAGSQEYIAMEKVWDLRRRKDYELVVLDTPPTAHALDFLDAPNRVLDFLDNEAAKWLLTPALKAGKVGLSLFNLGGSYVTRALSRFTGTEMLQELSSFMLTLSSMNEGFRERARGVRELLEDKTTGFVLVTSPNPERLDEAIHFHKLLQQNRMEMTAIVVNRVHPLPTQEQWADAATLTPTRRAKVEETLRELQVLAQQDLEGMAQLREACPGTPLIQVPRFGLDVHDLTALWGTGRYLLGDDVLA